In one window of Candidatus Methanomethylophilaceae archaeon DNA:
- the thiL gene encoding thiamine-phosphate kinase: MPLIEDIGERQLIDDFRSFIRPEGRVGPGDDAAVIEKGVVVTTDIVTFDRHFPAGMTYEQFGWYAAAVNFSDLAAMGARPTGFLAALALPQDLEAQAAYDIMSGIDQCAEFCGTGIVGGDTKPGPGIVAGTAIGSMDDRKPMLRSEAAPGDFVAVTGSIGGPAAALEALDLGIEAEEAKNSLYMPIPKVADGMALAECGAISSCIDLSDGLGTALNTLCSMSGVGIEIEMEFIPREDYVEEIAKEAKIPIEKLLFDCGGEYELLFTANRSNMRKIYESGVEFSIIGITNSSGKAELMKNGKRSVISNGRY, from the coding sequence ATGCCCCTGATAGAAGATATCGGCGAACGCCAACTCATCGACGATTTCAGAAGTTTCATCAGGCCTGAAGGCCGGGTAGGCCCCGGGGACGACGCCGCAGTGATCGAAAAAGGGGTGGTGGTGACCACCGACATAGTCACTTTCGACAGGCACTTCCCCGCAGGGATGACCTATGAGCAGTTCGGCTGGTATGCCGCCGCCGTCAATTTCAGCGATCTAGCCGCCATGGGAGCAAGACCTACGGGCTTCCTCGCCGCGCTCGCCCTCCCCCAGGATCTTGAGGCGCAGGCGGCATACGACATCATGAGCGGAATAGACCAATGCGCAGAATTCTGCGGCACCGGAATCGTCGGCGGCGACACCAAACCAGGCCCCGGGATCGTGGCTGGGACCGCCATCGGGAGCATGGACGACAGAAAACCTATGCTGAGAAGCGAAGCCGCCCCGGGAGATTTCGTGGCCGTCACCGGTTCCATAGGGGGCCCCGCGGCGGCGCTGGAGGCTCTGGATCTTGGCATAGAAGCTGAAGAAGCCAAGAATTCGCTTTACATGCCCATCCCAAAGGTCGCGGATGGCATGGCGCTGGCCGAATGCGGGGCCATATCATCATGCATCGACCTATCCGACGGCCTCGGCACCGCCTTGAACACTTTGTGCTCCATGTCCGGCGTTGGAATAGAGATCGAAATGGAGTTCATACCTCGCGAAGACTACGTCGAAGAGATCGCGAAAGAAGCGAAGATCCCGATAGAAAAACTCCTGTTCGATTGCGGCGGAGAGTACGAGCTCCTTTTCACCGCGAACAGGAGCAATATGAGAAAGATTTACGAATCCGGAGTTGAATTTTCTATCATAGGGATAACGAACAGCAGCGGGAAAGCCGAGCTCATGAAGAACGGAAAAAGGAGCGTCATCTCAAATGGCCGTTATTAA
- the amrS gene encoding AmmeMemoRadiSam system radical SAM enzyme: MAVINDRVEARYYEKDGSAYICGLCPHRCRIAVGSYGRCGSRRADEDMLVAYSYGKVSSLCVDPVEKKPLYHYRPGSRCFSVGGVGCNMNCKHCQNYAISQLPSGKKRSTYKKPDEIVNLCRNEKQDAIAFTYNEPMIWFEYIMDVMKVDPELQLILVTNGLVTEEPLRELCKVTDAMNIDIKGFTDEFYMKVCGAHLKDVLRSAEIVHECGVHLELTYLVIPGYNDSDGEIAEFCRWVRDSLSEDVPVHFTRFHPDNEMMDVQWTPVETVMHCRDMAMEIGLNYAYVGNTLTDSADDTYCPECGATVIRRLGYLVDPVSLDGDRCAACRHRMNIRL, encoded by the coding sequence ATGGCCGTTATTAACGATCGCGTGGAAGCCAGATATTACGAGAAGGACGGGAGCGCCTACATATGCGGGCTGTGCCCCCACAGATGCAGGATAGCCGTCGGCAGCTACGGCAGATGCGGGTCCCGCAGGGCAGACGAGGACATGCTTGTGGCCTATTCCTACGGGAAGGTGTCGTCTCTGTGCGTCGATCCCGTGGAAAAGAAGCCGCTGTACCATTACAGGCCGGGCTCCAGATGTTTCTCCGTCGGCGGGGTGGGATGCAACATGAACTGCAAGCACTGCCAGAACTACGCCATATCCCAGCTGCCGTCCGGCAAGAAGCGCAGCACCTACAAGAAACCGGACGAGATAGTCAACCTATGCCGCAACGAGAAGCAGGATGCCATCGCGTTCACCTACAACGAGCCGATGATCTGGTTCGAATACATCATGGACGTCATGAAAGTGGATCCGGAGCTGCAGCTGATTCTGGTGACCAACGGCCTCGTGACCGAGGAGCCGCTCAGAGAGCTGTGCAAGGTGACGGATGCCATGAACATCGACATCAAAGGGTTCACCGACGAATTCTACATGAAAGTCTGCGGAGCCCACCTGAAAGACGTCCTCAGAAGCGCGGAGATCGTCCATGAATGCGGAGTGCATCTGGAACTGACGTACTTAGTCATCCCCGGATACAACGACTCCGACGGGGAGATAGCGGAATTCTGCCGCTGGGTCAGGGACAGCCTTTCCGAAGACGTTCCCGTGCATTTCACACGGTTCCACCCCGACAACGAGATGATGGACGTGCAGTGGACTCCGGTGGAAACGGTCATGCATTGCAGGGATATGGCCATGGAGATCGGGCTGAACTATGCGTATGTAGGCAATACCCTTACGGACAGCGCCGACGACACCTACTGCCCGGAATGCGGGGCCACCGTAATCAGGAGGCTGGGATACCTGGTGGACCCTGTTTCCCTCGACGGAGACAGATGCGCCGCCTGCCGCCATAGGATGAATATCAGACTTTGA
- a CDS encoding mechanosensitive ion channel family protein: MRVKMAVAMAAIAFVLMASIPLVPSDGLTEDEFRVSIPEIGYDSSNPTYAPSISIESNSTKRCTIYLTNSSSEVIAAVLKEASMKDVATISPESGSIDAAPGKYASTKITVKAAEYVRSGTYIIPFEIYVQSLSGDGKFIETVEITLNVTSTYSSDNQYNKFFGLIPNTLDGVLGDPWFPSLVTMVILLILNVIVCYALVPLLTRLAKGNVSEREKVQFKRSVTKITAFLMFVYSLNLCAQIVGADPSVCYALGAVSTVSYVIIGSLLAWRIYTFILHILFRGMDSIDVEGVDSSLVPLFKMLGKIAIAVAAVTVILASFGVDLAGILMSAGVVTLGITMGAQNVLGQFFSGIVLLATRPFRKGDYIKVNGTVYIVKSVKLMFTELYTWEVDQTITMPNNVLTSATISNVTKETNDVRIYVYMSIAYEADLELAKKLMIQAANEHPHVVISETRSAPSTRLTNFLDSGIEIRLAAYVDDFDSSGNYAGELRERMLELFKENGVEIPYTKYEVTIMNADGKKRPGDNYD; the protein is encoded by the coding sequence ATGCGCGTTAAAATGGCCGTGGCGATGGCGGCGATCGCATTCGTCCTGATGGCTTCCATTCCGCTGGTCCCTTCCGATGGCCTGACCGAAGACGAATTCCGCGTTAGCATACCCGAGATAGGCTACGATTCATCGAACCCGACGTATGCCCCTTCGATAAGCATCGAAAGCAACTCCACCAAAAGATGCACCATCTATCTGACGAACAGCTCGTCCGAAGTCATCGCTGCCGTGCTCAAGGAAGCGTCGATGAAAGACGTCGCCACGATCTCGCCGGAATCCGGCAGCATCGATGCGGCCCCCGGAAAATACGCGTCTACGAAGATCACTGTGAAGGCGGCGGAATACGTCAGGAGCGGAACTTACATCATTCCGTTCGAAATCTACGTTCAGAGCCTCAGCGGAGACGGGAAATTCATCGAAACCGTCGAGATAACTCTGAACGTAACTTCAACGTACAGCTCCGACAACCAATACAACAAGTTCTTCGGGCTGATCCCGAACACATTGGATGGAGTGCTGGGAGATCCTTGGTTCCCATCTTTGGTCACCATGGTCATCCTTCTGATCCTGAACGTGATCGTATGCTATGCTCTCGTCCCCCTCCTCACCAGGCTGGCGAAAGGGAACGTCAGCGAAAGGGAGAAAGTCCAGTTCAAGAGATCGGTCACCAAGATCACCGCGTTCCTGATGTTCGTGTATTCGCTGAACCTGTGCGCGCAGATAGTCGGCGCCGACCCGAGCGTTTGCTATGCTCTCGGAGCCGTCTCCACAGTCTCCTACGTTATCATAGGGTCGCTGCTGGCGTGGCGCATTTACACCTTCATCCTCCACATCCTGTTCAGGGGGATGGACAGCATAGACGTCGAAGGCGTGGATTCCTCGCTGGTGCCCCTGTTCAAGATGCTCGGGAAGATCGCCATAGCCGTGGCGGCCGTGACCGTGATCCTCGCATCCTTCGGCGTGGATCTGGCGGGGATACTGATGAGCGCCGGAGTGGTGACCTTGGGAATAACCATGGGAGCGCAGAACGTCCTCGGCCAGTTCTTCAGCGGAATTGTCCTGCTGGCGACCAGGCCGTTCAGGAAAGGCGATTACATCAAAGTCAACGGCACCGTGTACATCGTCAAATCAGTCAAACTGATGTTCACAGAGCTGTACACATGGGAGGTGGACCAGACGATCACCATGCCAAACAACGTCCTGACATCGGCCACGATCTCCAACGTCACAAAGGAGACCAACGACGTCAGAATCTACGTCTACATGTCGATAGCTTACGAAGCCGATCTGGAGCTCGCGAAGAAACTTATGATCCAGGCCGCGAACGAGCACCCGCATGTGGTGATCAGCGAGACGAGGTCCGCCCCTTCCACCAGGCTCACCAATTTCCTGGATTCTGGCATCGAGATCAGGCTCGCAGCCTACGTCGACGACTTCGACAGCAGCGGAAACTACGCCGGAGAACTGAGGGAACGCATGTTAGAGCTGTTCAAGGAGAATGGAGTCGAAATCCCGTACACCAAGTACGAAGTCACCATAATGAACGCCGACGGGAAGAAGAGACCCGGGGACAACTACGATTGA
- a CDS encoding Lrp/AsnC family transcriptional regulator, whose amino-acid sequence MIDNLDKKIIEILKKDSRCPFVEIANQLGVSEGTVRSRVHRMTEEGVIRGFTIKTSSKNVKALVEIRIDVNTDTQQIARELAGYEGVTEVFEVTGDQDIIAIIDVESSQHLNEIIERVRRYDNILSTRTRLILKEHFGEA is encoded by the coding sequence ATGATAGACAACCTCGACAAAAAAATCATAGAGATCCTGAAGAAGGATTCCAGATGCCCCTTCGTCGAGATAGCGAACCAGCTGGGGGTATCGGAGGGGACCGTCCGCAGCAGAGTCCACAGGATGACCGAAGAGGGCGTCATCAGAGGATTCACCATCAAAACCAGTTCCAAGAACGTAAAGGCGCTCGTGGAGATAAGGATCGACGTGAACACCGACACCCAGCAGATCGCCAGGGAATTAGCCGGTTATGAGGGGGTAACGGAGGTATTCGAGGTCACTGGGGACCAGGACATCATCGCCATCATAGACGTCGAGTCATCCCAGCATCTGAACGAAATAATCGAACGCGTCAGGCGCTACGACAACATCCTCAGCACCCGCACGCGCCTCATACTCAAGGAACATTTCGGGGAGGCATAA
- a CDS encoding 4-hydroxy-tetrahydrodipicolinate synthase, whose protein sequence is MFAGTGTAIVTPFDRYGEIDEEALRRLVDFQEENGVDVLVPCGSTGESATLSHEEHIHVIEIVRDQSKRCRILAGTGSNCTSEAVDLSKKAADLGVDGILSITPYYNKPTQEGLYKHYEQISRNISCPVIVYNIPGRTGCNVNVDTLMALAELPGIAGVKEASGNMTQIQSILARRPEGFEVLSGDDSITVPLISLGADGVISVAANCCPGLMSDMVGRARKGEFNTAMQLHNELFPLFNALFCETNPIPIKYVMSRMGYGTETPRLPLTPLSGKGRAIVEPVMRDLGLL, encoded by the coding sequence ATGTTTGCAGGAACTGGAACGGCGATAGTAACGCCTTTCGACAGATACGGAGAGATAGACGAGGAAGCGCTAAGGAGGCTCGTCGATTTCCAGGAGGAAAACGGGGTCGATGTGCTGGTGCCTTGCGGATCCACCGGGGAATCGGCCACCCTCAGCCACGAAGAGCACATACATGTGATCGAGATCGTCAGGGACCAGTCCAAGAGGTGCAGGATCCTCGCCGGGACCGGGAGCAACTGCACTTCCGAAGCCGTCGATCTGAGCAAGAAGGCCGCAGACCTGGGAGTGGACGGCATCCTGTCGATCACCCCCTACTACAACAAGCCCACGCAGGAAGGGCTGTACAAGCATTACGAGCAGATATCCCGCAACATAAGCTGCCCGGTCATAGTGTACAACATACCTGGAAGAACCGGATGCAACGTGAACGTCGACACCCTGATGGCTCTGGCGGAGCTCCCCGGGATCGCCGGCGTGAAGGAAGCCAGCGGAAACATGACTCAGATCCAGTCCATCCTCGCCCGCAGGCCGGAAGGATTCGAGGTCCTCAGCGGAGACGACAGCATAACCGTCCCGCTGATAAGCCTCGGTGCCGACGGTGTCATATCCGTCGCCGCCAACTGCTGCCCCGGACTCATGTCCGACATGGTTGGGAGAGCCCGCAAGGGAGAGTTCAACACCGCGATGCAGCTTCACAACGAGCTGTTCCCGCTGTTCAACGCCCTGTTCTGCGAGACCAACCCCATTCCGATCAAGTATGTGATGAGCCGCATGGGATACGGCACCGAAACCCCCAGGCTGCCTCTGACGCCCCTCTCAGGGAAGGGAAGGGCCATCGTGGAGCCTGTCATGAGAGATCTGGGATTGCTCTGA
- a CDS encoding aspartate kinase → MITVMKFGGTSVGSPEALRRVAGIVSNTEGERIVVASAMSGVTNFLVSAAESDKIDIEGVKEQFANKHITAAEKLFEGDAMDAFRAEFDERMVAFENALRSDRADPYYKDGVVSQGERFSTLLLAHVLKGMGVDAKAITSEDAGVVAEGHPLNGSANLPKSEAEMGMRVRPLLSMGIVPVITGYYGVTAEGKPLTFGRGGSDYAAAVVANAIGADMLEIWTDVDGFMSADPRIIPDAKKIDEMNFGEAAELAYFGAKVLHPRTIEPVRMRHIPLKVRNSFKPEEPGTLIHHLRKPKNDLLRSVAAKTDLSIITISSAEMAYRPAMTAKLLEMVAAADAIIYSISTSLSTVAFLVSSVDVKTTLRQINSIEGYDIEKIDVKSGVALICAVGDNLLNKCGVCGDIFSAVKEANANVEMISEGASEVSLNFVVPMGKVVDVVKILHSKYMS, encoded by the coding sequence ATGATCACCGTAATGAAATTCGGAGGCACCAGCGTAGGTTCCCCCGAAGCTTTGAGGAGAGTCGCCGGGATAGTTTCAAACACCGAAGGCGAAAGAATAGTGGTCGCCTCGGCCATGTCGGGAGTCACGAACTTCCTCGTGTCCGCGGCCGAGAGCGATAAGATCGACATCGAAGGCGTGAAGGAGCAGTTCGCCAACAAGCACATCACCGCAGCGGAGAAACTCTTCGAGGGCGATGCCATGGACGCGTTCAGGGCGGAGTTCGACGAGAGGATGGTTGCGTTCGAAAATGCGCTGAGATCCGACAGAGCCGACCCGTACTACAAGGATGGCGTCGTATCCCAGGGCGAGCGCTTCTCCACCCTCCTTCTGGCCCATGTTCTGAAGGGCATGGGAGTCGATGCGAAAGCCATAACGTCGGAGGATGCCGGAGTCGTGGCGGAGGGCCACCCCCTCAACGGCTCCGCCAACCTGCCGAAGAGCGAGGCGGAGATGGGGATGAGAGTCAGGCCGCTCCTTTCCATGGGCATCGTGCCGGTCATAACCGGATACTACGGGGTCACGGCGGAAGGCAAACCGCTGACCTTCGGAAGAGGCGGATCGGATTACGCCGCGGCCGTGGTAGCCAACGCCATCGGGGCCGACATGCTGGAGATCTGGACCGACGTGGACGGATTCATGTCCGCCGACCCCAGGATAATCCCCGACGCGAAGAAGATAGACGAGATGAATTTCGGCGAAGCGGCCGAGCTCGCCTATTTCGGCGCCAAAGTCCTCCATCCCAGAACCATAGAGCCAGTCAGGATGAGGCACATCCCCCTCAAAGTCAGGAACTCGTTCAAGCCTGAGGAGCCCGGCACTCTGATACACCACCTCAGAAAGCCGAAGAACGACCTTCTCAGAAGCGTCGCAGCCAAGACAGACCTGTCGATAATAACAATCAGCTCCGCGGAGATGGCCTACAGGCCGGCCATGACTGCGAAGCTATTAGAAATGGTCGCCGCGGCGGACGCGATAATCTATTCCATATCGACGTCCCTGTCCACCGTCGCGTTCCTCGTGAGCAGCGTCGACGTCAAGACCACTCTGAGGCAGATAAACAGCATCGAAGGATACGACATCGAGAAGATCGATGTGAAGAGCGGGGTCGCTCTCATCTGCGCGGTAGGAGACAACCTCCTCAACAAGTGCGGCGTCTGCGGGGACATTTTCTCCGCCGTGAAGGAGGCGAACGCCAACGTGGAGATGATCTCCGAAGGCGCATCCGAAGTCTCCCTTAATTTCGTCGTCCCGATGGGCAAAGTGGTCGACGTGGTGAAGATCCTCCACAGCAAATACATGAGCTGA
- the lysA gene encoding diaminopimelate decarboxylase has protein sequence MREFESENGQMIIGGVPAAKIAEEFGTPVYVTDEQRVRENYRNICGAFSRFMDTKIHYACKANTNLAILRILEQEGSGIDAVSIGEVKACLKAGFTPDRIMYTGVNVSDRELKEVSDLGVMINLDSVSEMERLAKIAPGYPVSFRITPGVGSGHGAKVITGNKGAKFGIPLDDVIGTYARAKDLGFDIRGIHAHIGSGGQSVEPFSEMMEVLVGLTNEIAELGIDLEFIDMGGGIGVPYRPQEEEMDVGELASMLTDMISEETDVKTLILEPGRYIICDSTILLTKVNDVKDAGTKKYVGCDAGFNTLIRPAMYDSYHYVALANKFGKACTAKYDVVGPICETGDYLAHDRVLPDPVEGDIVAVYNAGAYGFSMSSNYNSRPLCAEVLVNDGKAELIREAETVEEQWRHQIIPERLRK, from the coding sequence ATGCGCGAATTCGAGAGCGAAAATGGGCAGATGATCATCGGCGGAGTTCCGGCCGCGAAGATAGCGGAGGAATTCGGTACGCCGGTATACGTCACTGACGAGCAAAGGGTCAGGGAGAACTACAGGAACATCTGCGGTGCTTTCTCCAGGTTCATGGACACCAAGATCCATTACGCCTGCAAAGCCAACACAAACCTGGCCATACTCAGGATCCTGGAGCAGGAAGGCTCCGGCATCGACGCGGTTTCCATCGGAGAAGTGAAGGCCTGCCTCAAGGCCGGATTCACCCCCGACAGGATCATGTACACCGGCGTCAACGTCAGCGACAGGGAGCTCAAAGAAGTCTCTGACCTGGGAGTGATGATCAACCTGGACTCGGTCTCCGAGATGGAAAGGCTGGCCAAGATCGCGCCGGGATATCCGGTATCGTTCAGGATCACCCCCGGAGTCGGATCCGGGCACGGCGCCAAGGTCATCACCGGCAACAAGGGCGCCAAATTCGGGATCCCGCTGGACGATGTGATCGGCACCTACGCCAGAGCCAAGGACCTTGGCTTCGACATCAGGGGGATACACGCCCACATCGGTTCCGGAGGACAATCCGTGGAGCCTTTCTCGGAGATGATGGAGGTTCTGGTCGGGCTGACCAACGAAATCGCCGAGCTGGGCATAGACCTGGAATTCATCGACATGGGCGGAGGCATCGGCGTGCCGTACAGGCCCCAGGAAGAGGAGATGGACGTCGGGGAATTGGCATCGATGCTCACCGACATGATCTCCGAGGAGACGGATGTCAAGACTCTTATCCTCGAGCCCGGAAGATACATCATATGCGATTCAACGATCCTCCTGACGAAGGTGAACGACGTCAAGGACGCCGGCACCAAGAAGTACGTCGGATGCGACGCGGGATTCAACACTCTCATCAGACCTGCGATGTACGATTCCTACCACTACGTGGCTCTGGCCAACAAATTCGGCAAGGCATGCACCGCCAAATACGACGTCGTCGGCCCCATATGCGAGACAGGGGACTATCTGGCCCACGACCGCGTGCTTCCGGACCCTGTGGAGGGAGACATCGTCGCGGTGTACAACGCCGGGGCGTATGGATTCTCGATGTCCAGCAACTACAACTCCAGGCCGCTCTGCGCTGAAGTCCTCGTCAACGACGGAAAGGCTGAGCTCATACGCGAGGCCGAGACCGTCGAGGAGCAGTGGAGGCACCAGATAATACCTGAGAGGCTCAGGAAATGA
- a CDS encoding diaminopimelate epimerase has translation MKFWKYQGIGNDFILLDGMDGSLEIDAGWCRKACDRHFGIGADGVLYVLPGAGTDITMRIINADGSEAEMCGNGIRCVAKHAYDFGIVKKERFSIHTLAGDLEADVTVEDGKARTVRINMGAPILEGREIPIDRGGRFIDQPFEAGGVEFRANAVSMGNPHFITFSPLDGPTVDRLGPILESHPFFPRKTNVEFCRIEDGKIHIRVYERGAAWTLACGTGACASTVAAALNGLVPFGEPVDVRLPGGWLRITADRNLGYVLMEGPAELVFEGSI, from the coding sequence ATGAAGTTCTGGAAGTACCAGGGGATCGGGAACGACTTCATCCTGCTGGACGGCATGGACGGCTCGCTCGAGATAGATGCCGGATGGTGCAGGAAAGCTTGCGACCGCCATTTCGGAATCGGAGCGGACGGAGTGCTCTATGTGCTCCCCGGCGCCGGCACAGACATCACCATGCGCATAATCAATGCCGACGGGAGCGAAGCGGAGATGTGCGGCAACGGCATCAGATGCGTCGCCAAGCACGCCTACGACTTCGGCATCGTCAAGAAGGAAAGGTTCTCCATACACACCCTCGCCGGAGACCTGGAGGCGGACGTCACCGTGGAAGATGGGAAGGCCCGCACCGTCAGAATAAACATGGGCGCCCCCATCCTCGAAGGAAGGGAGATCCCGATCGACCGCGGCGGAAGGTTCATAGACCAGCCTTTCGAGGCCGGAGGAGTGGAATTCAGAGCCAACGCGGTATCCATGGGCAACCCGCACTTCATCACCTTCAGCCCTCTGGACGGCCCCACGGTCGACAGATTGGGGCCCATCCTCGAATCCCACCCGTTCTTCCCCAGGAAGACCAACGTGGAGTTCTGCAGGATAGAGGACGGGAAAATCCACATAAGAGTTTACGAAAGAGGCGCCGCTTGGACCCTCGCCTGCGGCACCGGAGCCTGCGCTTCGACGGTGGCGGCCGCCCTCAACGGCTTGGTCCCCTTCGGAGAGCCGGTGGATGTCCGCCTCCCTGGCGGATGGCTCAGGATAACGGCCGACAGAAACCTGGGATATGTCCTCATGGAAGGTCCGGCCGAACTCGTGTTCGAGGGAAGCATCTGA
- a CDS encoding aminotransferase class I/II-fold pyridoxal phosphate-dependent enzyme: protein MKFEQADRLKQIPPYLFVRLEQLSAEKKAAGWDMIDFGIGDPDLPTPRRIVDRMREEAGVNANQKYSSSAGEKDLRAAVAEWYGRRYGVKVDPDTQVCVTIGSKEAIFNIAQAFVNGGETIIAPSPGYPVYSGAATIFNEAKCVKVPLKAEKGWLLDVDECPKNARMLYLNYPNNPTGATCDLAYLKKVYDWCQENGTILCYDNAYSEMCYDGYKAPSALQAGPDCIEFGSFSKTFNMTGFRLGYAVGNPDLIAGLKKCKGQTDSGAPIFIQKAGIEALSMYGEHGETPEEIADNMKIYAERRKTLVDGLRDLGFDVQMPKGTFYVWFNCGMSSSEFTQKMIDVGVIVTPGSGFGESAEGYIRMTVTEPVERIKIALERMRQGRYF from the coding sequence ATGAAATTCGAACAGGCAGACAGGCTCAAGCAGATACCTCCGTATCTCTTCGTGAGATTGGAGCAGCTCTCGGCGGAGAAGAAGGCCGCGGGCTGGGACATGATCGACTTCGGGATCGGAGACCCGGATCTCCCAACGCCCCGGCGCATAGTCGACAGGATGCGCGAAGAGGCTGGGGTCAATGCGAACCAGAAATACTCGTCGTCCGCGGGCGAGAAGGACCTCCGCGCCGCCGTGGCGGAATGGTACGGCAGAAGATACGGGGTCAAGGTGGACCCTGACACCCAGGTGTGCGTGACCATAGGCTCCAAAGAGGCCATATTCAACATCGCACAGGCGTTCGTCAACGGCGGGGAGACCATCATCGCGCCTTCGCCCGGATATCCGGTGTACTCCGGAGCGGCAACCATCTTCAACGAAGCCAAGTGCGTCAAGGTGCCGCTGAAAGCTGAGAAGGGATGGCTCCTGGACGTGGACGAGTGCCCCAAGAACGCCAGGATGCTCTATCTGAACTACCCCAACAACCCCACCGGAGCCACCTGCGACCTCGCATATCTCAAAAAGGTCTACGACTGGTGCCAGGAGAACGGCACGATTCTATGCTACGACAACGCCTATTCAGAGATGTGCTACGACGGATACAAGGCGCCCTCCGCGCTCCAGGCCGGACCCGACTGCATAGAGTTCGGATCCTTCTCGAAGACGTTCAACATGACCGGATTCAGGCTCGGATACGCCGTCGGGAACCCCGATCTGATCGCAGGGCTGAAGAAGTGCAAAGGGCAGACGGATTCCGGCGCGCCCATATTCATTCAGAAGGCGGGCATCGAAGCGCTGAGCATGTATGGGGAGCATGGGGAGACCCCCGAGGAGATCGCCGACAACATGAAGATCTACGCCGAAAGGAGGAAGACCTTGGTCGACGGCCTCAGAGACCTGGGATTCGACGTCCAGATGCCCAAAGGGACGTTCTACGTGTGGTTCAACTGCGGCATGTCCTCGTCGGAATTCACACAGAAGATGATCGACGTCGGAGTGATCGTCACCCCGGGATCCGGGTTCGGAGAATCCGCCGAGGGTTACATCAGGATGACCGTCACCGAACCGGTCGAGCGCATCAAGATAGCCTTGGAAAGGATGAGACAGGGCAGATACTTCTGA